In Zingiber officinale cultivar Zhangliang chromosome 1A, Zo_v1.1, whole genome shotgun sequence, a genomic segment contains:
- the LOC122011172 gene encoding probable serine/threonine-protein kinase PBL19 → MDCFGFLNNNKNNNKKKEARGASERAGRAPVAPAAMTSMSSSASRSTASTVSQKGIPELYEEKAHNLRVFEFDELMNATNSFSRMNKIGEGGFGSVYRGYIKGTLDGVDDKRRMVAIKKLNQRSMQGHKQWLAEVQFLAVVEHPNLVKLLGYCAKDGERGIERLLVYEFMPNKSLEDHLFNRAYPVLPWSLRLQIALGVAEGLQYLHEGLEVQVIYRDFKASNVLLDNDFKPKLSDFGLAREGPAEGHTHVTTAVVGTYGYAAPDYVETGHLTAKSDVWSFGVVSFEILTGRRSLDRNRPSHEQKLLDWVRQFPIQSKKFTMIMDPRLRHEYSVQAAREMAKLANACLVKNTRERPSMSQVVERLRRVMRVEVEQQEH, encoded by the exons ATGGACTGCTTCGGGTTCTTAAACAACAacaagaacaacaacaagaagaaggagGCGAGGGGCGCCTCGGAGAGGGCCGGCAGGGCCCCGGTGGCGCCAGCGGCCATGACTTCCATGAGCAGTAGCGCGAGCCGATCGACCGCCTCGACCGTGTCACAGAAGGGCATCCCGGAATTGTACGAGGAGAAGGCGCACAACCTGCGGGTCTTCGAGTTCGACGAGCTCATGAACGCCACCAACAGCTTCAGCAGGATGAACAAAATCGGAGAAGGCGGATTCGGGAGCGTCTACAGAGGCTATATCAAAGGTACTCTTGATGGAGTCGACGACAAGAGAAGGATGGTGGCCATCAAGAAGCTCAACCAGAGAAGCATGCAG GGACACAAGCAATGGCTAGCAGAAGTGCAATTTCTTGCAGTCGTGGAGCACCCAAACCTTGTGAAACTCTTAGGATACTGTGCCAAGGATGGTGAAAGGGGAATCGAAAGGCTACTGGTTTATGAGTTCATGCCCAACAAGAGCTTAGAGGATCACCTTTTCAACAGAGCTTACCCTGTTCTTCCATGGAGTCTGAGACTGCAGATAGCTTTGGGTGTGGCAGAAGGATTGCAGTATCTTCACGAGGGGTTGGAAGTGCAG GTAATTTACAGGGATTTTAAAGCCTCCAATGTACTGTTAGATAACGACTTCAAGCCAAAGTTATCAGACTTTGGCTTAGCGAGGGAGGGGCCTGCAGAAGGGCATACTCATGTCACTACAGCG GTTGTAGGAACTTATGGCTACGCAGCACCGGACTACGTTGAGACAGGGCACCTCACAGCCAAGAGCGACGTCTGGAGTTTTGGAGTAGTCTCATTCGAGATCCTAACGGGTCGTCGCTCGCTGGATCGAAATCGACCGAGCCATGAACAAAAGCTTTTGGACTGGGTGAGGCAGTTCCCGATTCAAAGCAAGAAATTCACCATGATCATGGACCCGAGATTGAGGCATGAGTACTCTGTTCAAGCTGCGCGCGAAATGGCTAAGCTAGCCAACGCTTGCCTCGTCAAGAACACCAGAGAACGGCCGTCGATGAGCCAAGTCGTTGAACGCTTGAGGAGAGTCATGCGAGTGGAGGTGGAGCAGCAGGAACATTGA